Within the Bradyrhizobium ottawaense genome, the region GCGCGCTGGTTCCGGCCGTTCGGCGGCGGCGGCAATCTCGACGAGCGGCTGCTAAAACCGTCCGTCGTCGATTATCTCACCGGCCACAAACATAGCTGCGTGCTGTGGAACGCGATCCCGCGCGACTGGGCCGATCCAGATGGCTGGGTCGACCGCGCGCTGGAGCAATGCCGGTCGCAGCCGTGGAGCCTGATGGTGCTGCACGACCTGCCGACCGGTGCGATGAACCATCTCGAGCGTTTTCTCGACCGTGCCACCGAAGCCGGCGCGCGCTTTCATCAGGATTTTCCGCCCGGTTGCGTCCCGATCCGTTCGGGCGAGATCGTGCTGCCCATCCACGCCTATGTTTCCAACATCGAAGAGAGTGTCACACCATGAAGATTGCAAGTTTCAAGGCGGGTACCACCGCAACCTGGGGCCTTGTCACCGACGCCGGGATCATCGACGCCGGCAAGCGGCTGAAGGCCTACCCGACGTTGAAGGCCTTGCTGGCGAAGGGATCGCTCGACGAATTAAAGGCGCTCAAGGGCGAGCGGGCGGACTACGCGCTGGCCGAAATCGAGCTGCTGCCAACCGTGCCCGACCCGGACAAGATCTTCTGCATCGGCGTCAACTACTCCACGCATCTGGCCGAAAGCGGCCACCCCACCCCGCCGCATCCGATGATCTTCACCCGCTTTGCCAACAGCCAGGTCGGCGGCGGCCAACCGATGATCCGGCCGCTGGAATCCGAGCGCTTCGACTATGAAGGCGAGATGGCCGTCATCATCGGCAAGGCCGGCCGCCGCATTTCCCGCGAGAAGGCGCTCGGCCACGTCGCGGGCTATGCCTGCTACAATGACGGCAGCATCCGCGACTGGCAGCGCCACACCTCGCAATTCGCGCCCGGCAAGAATTTCGTCGCCACCGGCGGCTTCGGACCGTGGATGGTGACAACAGACGAAATCCCCGACATCTCCAAGCAGACCATTGCGACCCGTCTCAACGGCGTCGAGGTGCAGGCAGCACCAATCTCCGACCTCGTGTTCGACGTCCCTGCCTTGATCGCCTATTGCTCGACCTTCACCGAACTCGTCCCCGGCGACGTCATCGTCACCGGCACCACCGGCGGCGTCGGCGCCTACCGCACACCGCCGCTCTGGATGAAGGAGGGTGACGTGGTCGAGGTCGAGGTTTCCGGCATCGGTGTGTTGCGCAATCCGGTCAAGGACGAGGTTGCGGCGGCAGCGACGCGCGCGGCCTAAGCAAAAAATAGAATAACAAGAGCAAGGAGACGATCATGAACCTGCCAAAGCACCTGTTGCCGACCACGGTGGTCGGCAGCTATCCGCAACCGGAATGGCTGGTCGACCGCGCGATGCTGTGCAAGGTGGTGCCGCGCACGCGCATGCATGCGATGTGGCGGCTGCCGGCCGAGCATCTTGAAGAAGCGCA harbors:
- a CDS encoding polysaccharide deacetylase family protein, with the translated sequence MFDLTLTFDNGPEPGVTPRVLDILRERGIKATFFVIGEKLGDPVRRQLAVRAHDEGHWIGNHTFTHTVPLGQQRDPAAAQNEIGRTQATIGDLAHTARWFRPFGGGGNLDERLLKPSVVDYLTGHKHSCVLWNAIPRDWADPDGWVDRALEQCRSQPWSLMVLHDLPTGAMNHLERFLDRATEAGARFHQDFPPGCVPIRSGEIVLPIHAYVSNIEESVTP
- a CDS encoding fumarylacetoacetate hydrolase family protein — its product is MKIASFKAGTTATWGLVTDAGIIDAGKRLKAYPTLKALLAKGSLDELKALKGERADYALAEIELLPTVPDPDKIFCIGVNYSTHLAESGHPTPPHPMIFTRFANSQVGGGQPMIRPLESERFDYEGEMAVIIGKAGRRISREKALGHVAGYACYNDGSIRDWQRHTSQFAPGKNFVATGGFGPWMVTTDEIPDISKQTIATRLNGVEVQAAPISDLVFDVPALIAYCSTFTELVPGDVIVTGTTGGVGAYRTPPLWMKEGDVVEVEVSGIGVLRNPVKDEVAAAATRAA